Proteins encoded by one window of Chondromyces crocatus:
- a CDS encoding acetyl-CoA hydrolase/transferase C-terminal domain-containing protein, translating to MSSLADRVECPELFAKAMPVEEAVRFVEPGNTLVISGFTKAGEPKRFLPALAARLAAEGRGADLSLLSGASLSEEVEAPLAPFLRKRGPYMSSRASRKLIHERKMDYADIHLSQFARNLMVGLYGGVDVAVVEVSRIRPDGSVVLTSSVGVSAEGLAKAQRIVLEVNTSAPDYTGFHDIVLPPVPPHVGWPVPITNVGDRVGTPYIPIDRSKVVAVVESNVPDYPVDFKETSEAERQIARHVVAYLARCREELGWGKRIPPLQSGVGNIANAVIGELYDSPFERLRFFTEVFQDGMMRFMEDDAKFECASSTAISLSTAGQKDLARLFQRTRERLVLRPMWLSNSAELITRLFVIAMNTPIEVDIYGHANSTHLDGGRVVNGLGGSGDFLRNAYLSLLHTPSVRKLRDGRTVSTILPMVRHVDHTEHDIKCIVTEQGYARNTEIRSPYRRAEDIIESCAHPYFRPLLRDYLRYAGDAPPPETGAQPFRGGFWAEYDAACRAFPG from the coding sequence ATGTCATCCCTGGCCGATCGTGTCGAGTGTCCCGAGCTGTTCGCCAAAGCCATGCCGGTCGAGGAGGCCGTGCGCTTCGTCGAGCCGGGCAACACGCTCGTCATCAGCGGGTTCACCAAGGCCGGCGAACCCAAACGCTTCCTGCCTGCGCTCGCCGCGCGCCTCGCTGCAGAAGGACGCGGCGCCGACCTCTCCCTCCTGAGCGGCGCCTCTCTCTCCGAAGAGGTCGAAGCCCCCCTCGCTCCCTTTCTTCGCAAACGCGGCCCCTACATGTCCTCGCGCGCCTCGCGGAAGCTCATCCACGAGCGCAAGATGGACTATGCCGACATCCACCTCTCGCAGTTCGCGCGCAACCTCATGGTCGGCCTCTATGGCGGCGTCGACGTCGCCGTCGTCGAGGTCTCGCGCATCCGACCCGACGGCAGCGTCGTCCTCACCTCTTCCGTCGGCGTCTCCGCCGAGGGCCTCGCCAAGGCCCAGCGCATCGTCCTCGAGGTGAACACCAGCGCCCCCGACTACACCGGCTTCCACGACATCGTCCTCCCCCCCGTCCCACCCCACGTCGGCTGGCCCGTCCCCATCACCAACGTCGGTGATCGCGTCGGCACCCCCTACATCCCCATCGACCGCTCGAAGGTGGTCGCCGTCGTCGAGTCCAACGTCCCCGACTACCCCGTCGACTTCAAAGAGACCTCCGAGGCCGAGCGCCAGATCGCGCGCCACGTCGTCGCTTACCTCGCGCGCTGCCGCGAAGAACTCGGCTGGGGCAAGCGCATCCCCCCCCTTCAGTCCGGCGTCGGCAACATCGCCAACGCCGTCATCGGCGAACTGTACGACTCCCCCTTCGAGCGCCTCCGCTTCTTCACCGAGGTCTTCCAGGACGGCATGATGCGTTTCATGGAGGACGACGCGAAATTCGAGTGTGCCTCCTCCACCGCCATCTCCCTCTCCACCGCCGGCCAGAAAGATCTCGCGCGCCTCTTCCAGCGCACCCGCGAGCGCCTCGTGCTCCGCCCCATGTGGCTCTCGAACTCCGCCGAGCTGATCACCCGCCTCTTCGTCATCGCCATGAACACCCCCATCGAGGTGGACATCTACGGCCACGCCAACTCCACGCACCTCGACGGCGGCCGCGTCGTCAACGGCCTCGGCGGCAGCGGCGACTTCCTGCGCAACGCCTACCTCAGCCTCCTGCACACCCCCTCGGTCCGGAAGCTCCGGGACGGCCGCACCGTCAGCACCATCCTCCCCATGGTCCGCCACGTCGACCACACCGAGCACGACATCAAGTGCATCGTGACCGAGCAGGGCTACGCCCGGAACACCGAGATACGCAGCCCCTACCGCCGCGCCGAGGACATCATCGAGTCCTGCGCCCATCCCTACTTCCGCCCCTTGCTCCGCGACTACCTCCGCTACGCCGGCGACGCGCCTCCCCCCGAGACCGGCGCGCAGCCCTTCAGGGGCGGCTTCTGGGCCGAGTACGACGCCGCTTGCCGCGCCTTCCCCGGCTGA